The genomic segment GAGAAATTATGGATATTTGCGCATGCTCGTAtctaaatattcatatttaaaatatttatgggCATAACTAATGGAACAgcacttaaataaaatatgtatttcttatGCACGGACGAACTGAAATACGTAAATTCTATTGCACATTAATCTATATACAAGTAAATCTGAAAATGCAAGACAGTTACGAGATATTTAGCTCAACGTACAACGTACGTACTTCAACATCCAAATTTTCTACGACAAGTGTTCCGATACTTTTGTTAAATTCGCTTAGCTATAATTACGAAACCATTAATTCCTAGGAAATTCtctaagaaagaaacaaagaacacCCTGCCATGTGTACTCCTGTTCTCTATTAAtctttcattaaataatttacaactgCTGCACGTATTTTCGGGTCAGTTTCAAAGTTGACCAATGCAACCGAGTCGATCGTATCTCAATACGACATCAATGAAATTccgaaaatatttcgtatcaGGTGCACGATACGAACATAAAGCTTCGCTGTGAtgaatatcgaaataatttcgCGAGCCAGTGTACCTCGTGCCAAATATTCTACTCAGCTGGTAACGAAGCTCGACCAGCACGAAAGAGGACGCGTAGCGATCACGCGACTATTTCAATTGTTCCACATCGAGTAGAATAGAAACTGGTCCAGCGCGGCGAGACGCTCGATCGGCTCTCAGCTCCGCCAAGTCGTGATTCAGCGGCGCGGTCGGAAGCGGCGAGTGCCAGGAGTGGTGGCGACACGCGCGTACACGTGCTCCGCGTCGGTGGTATTCCAGTGAATCAACAAGTGTCGTGGCTCTAGCCGCGGCGATGCACCGCGACAACGCGTCGCCCGGATTCCGATAAACCGGTCAAAGCGACCAGGCTGTCGTCCGCTTAGCTTCTCCGCGTCGCAAAAACTACCGTCCCAGAGAACTCGTTCCTTATCGAAAATTCGATGTCGAGCGCCTGGCATGCCGACAAGTGCCACGTACTACTACACCGCGTCTCATGAGACGTTGCTTTGCTAGCGTCGTAAGATCCGTAGATCGATAGATTAGATGGGAATGGGAATGACGTATCGCGAAGATCGTTTAATCATTTAATCATAAAGATTAATGGGTAAGACTTTGTTTTCTTGAAgtacagagaaaaagaagagaatcaAAGACAGTCGTCGTAAGATACGAAAAGTAGGGACACGTTCTGTGAAATTATCGagctggcaactaagtggttgcggattttgtcattaagcGGTATTGacaaatccgcaatcacttaattgccaGCCCTAataatatgacattatacaaaCGAGTCTGTCAACTTTTCTTTCCATATTGTAATTATAGTGTTTTACTGTACATTATATtcggttggcaactaagtggttgcggatttGTCAATAcaacctaatgacaaaatccgcaaccacttagttgccagcccaataatataaaattatacaaacaaGTCTGTCGACTTTTCTTTCCACGttgtaattatattgttttactGTACATTATTGTTTTACTGTgctgtcattaggtggtattgacaaatccgcaatcacttaacTGCCAGTccaataatatgaaattatacaaacgAGTCTGTCAACTGTTCTTTCCATATTGTAATTATAGTGTTTTACTGTACATTATATtcggttggcaactaagtggttgcggatttgtcaataccacctaatgacaaaatctgcaatcacttagttgccagtccaataatatgaaattatacaaacaAGTCTGTCAACTTTTCTTTCCATGTTGTAATTATATTGTCTTACTGTAcattatattgggttggcaactaagtggttgcggatttgtcaataccacctaatgacaaaatccgcaatcacttagttgccagcccaataatatgaaattatacaaacgAGTCGGTCAACTTTTCTTTCCATATTGTAATTATAGTGTTTTACTGTACATTATATtcggttggcaactaagtggttgcggatttGTCAATAcaacctaatgacaaaatccgcaaccacttagttgccagcccaataatataaaattatacaaacaaGTCTGTCAACTTTTCTTTCCACGttgtaattatattgttttactGTACATTATTGTTTTACTGTgctgtcattaggtggtattgacaaatccgcaatcacttaacTGCCAGTccaataatatgaaattatacaaacgAGTCTGTCAACTTTTCTTTCCATGTTGTAATTATATTGTCTTACTGTACATTATATtcggttggcaactaagtggttgcggatttgtcaataccagctaatgacaaaatccgcaatcacttagttgccaacccaatagtatAGGGACAGGAAAAGTTGAGAAATGTGCAGAAATTGttaacattgaaaaatatacggTTTAAGAGGAAGACGAATTAAACGGAGAGTAGTATCGTTCGCGAGCATACGGATACTTTGATCGATTTCCAGGAGCGATATTTGAACTTGGTCAAAGTGTACAAATTTCTAGTTGGACCGCGATTTTTGTACGCGTTTATGAGACGTTTAACGGCACAAAAGCCGCGAGATATCGTGGTATGCTgattgtaatatttcatagGCGGGACAAATGGTCTCTGGTAATAGACGGCATATTTTTTGTTCTTCCATAGAAATGTGTGTCACAGTGGAGTTTGGATGTTAAACTCTGGAATACCTCGCATACCATTACAAACGTGATGCTATTTTTATCAGTTTTGGAAATCGTTTAGGAAACGGTATAGAAATTGAGGAATTCGAAGGAAAGGATTGTTGGTGAACCGACGAACAGTTAGTTTCACAGCTACAGGtggcaatattattattgaacaTCGATTTTTAAGAATcaattttgttgaaaatattctcGTAGACGTGAATGGAATTTACATTATAACTTGAGGAGTCAGTGGCTCTTGAGCTTCGTGCGTGAAACGTCTGgctatattttttgtatggGTTGGATCGTAACCTTTGGAAGGCTGGTCGTTAACCCTTTTCCTACGGTGCTCATAGTCGAAACTGTTTTGAGAAggcatattatattaatacggATTCAACTGAGTTTATGGAATTTAATAAACTTCTTGACTAATTTATATGGCAGCtctgcaaaaaaaaaataagatgaAACAAAACCAAAAACGTTCAAGTTTTTAGCAAACATTTAACTTTTACGAGTCTCTGTTGCATCGTTTAATCAATAAAACACGTCTCTTTTAAGCATTAATTAtgagaaacagaaaaatgagGATTGAAGAACAGCATAGAATTTACATTGcgatatgaatttatttaataatcgtCATTCCTTTTATCCCACTTTGCAACGtcgataattgtataataatatttaatttatatttagttaTCAGACAGTAAAATCTAAGAAAGCCGTGTAATTTTTCTCCGAAATCGAAAATCTGCTCGTCCAAGTAACCCAGGGACGCCGCTTCCCTCGCAGACTTCATCCAACCATAACAATTTagtcaaaataaaattcattcacGATATTCATTAAAAACATCTTATTTAATCAAAGGATcttcaaaataataacaataataacgtATCTTTAGCGGCCATTCGCATAATACACGTAGCCATAAACAGCGGCGAAGGACATTATACCGGTGTTCCGAAAGAGGCGAACGATTACCGCGAGCCAAAGTTGCACGAAcgtgtaaattaaaaaaagacgAATATTTCACGCGTTGCGACGGAATATTTCTTGCGAGCCAAGCTATTTGACGTGTTAATTACCACATCGAGTGGCTGCCAAAGGAAATGGATTATTCGTTGAGCGATACACACCGAAGATatgacaatttttaattaacctaCGGCGAAAGCGTTTTCGTGAAAGTCACAAAAAAATTACtcacatttttcttcttttcgttcgaGTTACGTATTTCTGGATATCGCCGACTGTTTATTAAGAGGCCACCATCCCTTATCGATCGCGTTCGATGCAAAGGTAACGCTCGTCGATGTTTCTTTCCTGTAACGAATAATCAATCAATCAACGCATTTCCCATGATAACAGTCTGACGTTGATTAACAAgtgtttaaagaaaaatagaacgaaGAGATGGAAAGGCGCAATGGCCTGTAACGTGTATTTCCACGGATACATACAGGTGTATGACTCTTACATGACACGAGAAAACAGAGCACTATCAAAATCAGCAGATGGAGAGGGAAAGTGTTTCGCGAGTTTCTTCACGGCCATATGAAATTCAGGATATTTTATTCATGAACGACGATCTTAAAAATAAACCGGCtagttgaaaatttaaaatgctGAATGCTTGATTGCGTTGTGCTTCGCGAATATTCATTATCGCGGTATTTTTCAACGACTGTAAATGTGTTGAATAAAACTAAGaggtaaaagaaaattgaGTGAAAAGAGACCAACTTACGGTTGTATTCGTATGTTCGTTTACCGCGAAGAAATAACACAGCCAATAACAAATCTTACAAAATGTTTATCATCTTTCGTTACTTTCCAATCTCTGGAATCTCATCTAAAAAATCTCGCCAAGATCAAACTCATCTCTTTCGACAAATTTCTATCGATAACGTCGAGCGTTTACGGCTTTTCATATGCAAAACAAATTTGTTACTATTATACATTAATCTACTAGAAATATGTTAACGAACAGGTGGATTACTTTTAAAGAGAATCTAAAAATTCGTTCAAATTTGAAACAGTTTTCTTAAACAGCCTATCCCCTATGAATTAATACGAATCAAATGTTAAACGCTTCTCCCACGTGGGCTGAAATTCTATCCAAAATCGCATCCGCGAGCGTATTCGCGCTCGCGCGATAGCATCACCAACAATATCGTTCTCGGCGGCGACGAGGTGCACAGAGGCTCGAACAAAAGCGACGAACAAGAGAAGCGGCcagaaaaagcaaaaaaaaaaaaaaagcaagaagaagaagaagaagaagacgaggCGAGCAGTAGCGGAAGAgaagagcgagagaaagagaggctgCGGGAGAAAGAGCGGGAAGATTGGAGCGTATCGCGCGGGTCGTCCTCGTGCTGGTCGCGCGTCATGGCGTGTGCTCGCCGCTTCTTTTTTCCCCTGGTCTTGACTGCCCTGCGCCCCGTATCGACACGGGGGCCAGGGGTAAGAGTAGTAGGAGAGAAGCAGAAGCAACGACAGAGCGGCAGCACATCGAAGAGATGCCCATTCTCCTCACCCCGAGCCAGAATACGTGCAGGTGTGCACGAAAAGGTCCTCTCCCGCGCGCTCTCTGGCACCAACGAAGGGGCCCCCCCTGCGCCAGTCGACCGTGCACACTCAAACACACGCACGGATATACCGCGACACACGTGTACACTCAGTGAAATACATAGACGCGCACACAGAGCGCCGGGAGACGCGTGGAGGGAACCTGTGCCGGGCCCAACAGGCCCCCGATCTGTGGGAACTGTTCGGCCCGCGAGCTTCCCACGATACGCTCCGGCTGCTGGCTGGCTGTGCACGGGCTGCAGGGTTCACTCGTGCGTCTCTTCCCCTTTCCGTTCCCTCTGTCCCCGTAGCCGACACCCTTCTCCTCGTCAAGAGCCCATAGATTGCATGGAGGGGCAGCACGATGGGACAGTTGGTGGGGAAGGATCCGTGATGGGTATAAGTAACCGGTCGGTCCCCACCAGGGATTCAGAACCGTTGTGAACACGGCAGTGTACGCTATTCTCGGCACTCCGAGAGAACGCATACACACGCATACACAGTCATACATACATAGtatcttgtaacgtatatcgagtCACTCTTATCGAACTGTATATTTCTGTCAATCTATCAATTGGGACGTTCCGCGTTCCTGTCGAACTGTTTCTGAAGGGTGGGCTGGTTTGTGACAAGTGGCAAGTGAGGAAGAGATTTTGATGGTTCTGAGAACTATAACACCGCATACTGCCTACACACCGGTCGGCGGTATGGAGTACGAGGAGCCAGTGTCGAGGACTTATCAGTACAGAAAGGTGATGAAACCGATGCTGGAGAGGAAGAGGCGGGCCAGAATCAATCGTTGTCTCGATGAGCTAAAGGATCTCATGGTGACCGCTCTACAGGCCGAGGGCGAGAACGTGGCGAAGTTAGAGAAGGCTGACATACTTGAACTCACTGTTCGTCACCTTCACACGCTCAGGGCTGCCAGAAGACTCACTCTGACACCAGAGAACAGCTACGCGGACAGATTCAGAGAAGGTTTCACCCAGTGCGCGCAAGAAGTTTCGTCGTTCCTGTCGACTCCTGTGGCAGCAGCCGTTCATCCAGCCGCCGGTGCACAATTAATGAGACACCTCGGCGGATGTCTACGACGACTCGAAGGACCAGCGTCGACGAACACCGCCACCACCACGGTGACCGCTGTCAGTAAAACGGCACCCGCTGTCAGTCCAGCTGCCAGCGTAATGATCAACGTGCCACAAAACGTTTACACGCCGCCACAAAGTCCTGCCAGCGTGGTGAGTTCTTCGGGCGAGTCCACGGAATCTGCTAACGTTGTTTGGAGGCCGTGGTGATGGAAAAATCCGAGAGGACCGAAGATCACCGAAGATCCTGCATTAGCAATTGGATTTGATTTGTTCTTTCCCAGTGAAGAAACTCTGCCGATCGTGGGGCAGCGAATGCGAGAAAAAACGACGAATCATTTGTCTTCcatataacaaaaattgttaCATCTCGTTTATGTTGATCGAGGGCGTTTCCGATTAATATTCGTAATATTAATGTTGCTTCGTTAAGTAATCGAATATCGCATTTGACATCGTTTTCGAGACCATCTTTTCCTctgtatttcttccttttttctcatCTCACTGTATTGTAAATAGGTGACGAAGCTTTAAGTGACACGTCTGTGATAGGGTTCGATTTTGTACCTGACATATTATTGTAAAGTAGaaggaatattatatttgattgataagaattgttattattttatttcaatcttAATCCTTGTTCTttgttctttcgtttcatcgatCCTTCATCCTTGGTCCTTTAAACTCCTCAATCTCGTTATCATCTCATTACGTCAATGTGCACTGcatgtttcatttatattcGTTAATTTCTGCGTAAAAGAAGAGACGGAATAGTACGAAAACATACTGttgataaatagaaaatattttctatgataatcagtagtaaaatatgatataaataaaaataaaataataatcagcGGTATGTTtggttatttcgttaaaatcgcagTTCGTTTATTTAACAACAACAGCTAGCAATCGTTGCACAGCTCTAATTCTTTAGAATTCATCTGAGTAACTttcaatgtaaaaattatttggagAAAAATTGTAGGCAAGAAAAGTGTAAAATTTCCATTGCAAGAATTTTGGAATTCTAAAACTGATGATCGAAAGAATTAATCGTTAGAAAAATGTGCTGAATCGCAGGAGAAGTAACCTCGATAATCGAATATATGTTATTTTGAGGAAATTATACGCAGTTACATTTCTATCCGGCAAAATGACATTCCATGTACATACTTTCGCGAGAAACGGACTTTGTTTTTAAGAAACCTCGCGAacagaaatatacaaaaactATGGACGttatgtgtaaaaaaaaaagattcaaGGACTTACCGAAATTTAATGGAATAATTTATCACTGAAAATTTAAATCGTCTCCATCAATCGCCGCGAGTTTCATCGGAAAGCCGGTCGATAGCttcgttttaatttataatttcgatGGAAAAATACAAGAGCATGGTGTCGCCCACCAAAAAAGGAGTGTGCTTCAAAAAGAGAGCACGGGTTTGGGGAACAGAAATTATGTCACTTCCATGGGAAGCATCGACATTGGTAAAATGCCGAACAACACCTGTCGTTCGACGATTTCGATTCAAGACACAAGAATCTGATTAAGATTGAAAAAAGAAGCTGATTTTTCAAGAAGCGATAATACCCGATCATAtctgaataaaaattccaattttccaATGTTTTTAACATTTGTCTGAATTTATGTATCCGGGACGTTgcgattattttaatgaaatatcaaatatcaaaataattcaaagaaaaattaattgcttGTTCGAAGAAACtaacataattttatcaaaacaaCTGATCTATAACAAGATGATAAAAACAATTGATCGAATGAGATGGCACATGCTATCTGTCAAAAAATAATCAATCTTCCCCATTTCTACCCATTTTGTATCTCATGCTTCTGTTCTGAATTTCAATACATCGTTGATAATAGATCTTCCCCATTTCTACCCATTTTGAATCTCTTGCTCCTGTTCCGAATTTCAATAGATCGTTGATAAAAGAGCCAAAATTCCAACctgattatttcataaattcttatattccACTAAACACACATTGATCTCAAACTTTTcactaattatatatatatcgtttagaTGAACATACCTTTTCATGAACATACTTTCTACGAATAATACCCGAACACGGTATTTTACTCGTCGAAAATAAATACCGTGTCGTAATAACTCTACTACTTACACGTACGACGtacgaataataaaactgaggCGTTCTTGCGtgcaattaaaattgtatctcGTTAAAAACAAGGAAGTGTTCAGATAGCGTTTGACCGGTACCATATATTATGTTTAACGTATCTTTCTTACCCGTGTTCTCGATCCATGTTAAATCAATTCGGGCGATTATTAAAtgcaagaaagaaagaaaaagaaaagaaaaaggacaaaaaaaaaagcagcGCGATTCCGGTGATAACCTAATTTCGACGGATCACTGATTCGCTACTTTCACGACACGCGGACCCATCAATCGTCTCTTCTCTCGAGCATTTCGCGCGGATCGTTTCGCAACTTACTATACAGGGTGTCCTATAATTTGCGATCCTGTAATTTACGAGATCATCGAAAGGACGGCGATTCCTTCGCCAAAAAAGGAGCTCGAcaacgagaaagaaattttcgacTGCAGAAAGAACGAGACGGTGAGACTTGTTCGCGTTTTCCAGCATCGTTACAAATCGTTGTTAATGCTGCTGCTGCTGATCCGTGTAGATGAGTGTAGATGAGTGAGAAAGATTACGCGCGAGAAGGTTAATCTTGAACGTTCTTCGTGTTATTAATGATAGCAATTTGAGACATATTCGGGGCTCCGTTGTATCTTTGATGAACCAGATAAATCCTCGTATCGTTGCAGCAGGGTTCGTTCACAGCTTTTGCAACGGCCTTTGGAAATTATTTGACGGACAATTATTTGAAAGGAATCGGGTTGCAGATtaagttattattttttttaatttagttttgCTATGAATTTGTTCCTTGTTTGTTATCTGTACcgaaaatttaattcgatatggTATCGTTACTATCGACAATTGGACATtgttttgattaaaatatttgttgtttAGGTTGCAGTCACGTTAAACAAGTTAAGAATCTTATTAAAAAGGTTTTGAAATATCGTGCTCCTGATGGTTTCAAGCAAAATCAGATAACAAAACTTTCTGAACGTAATCCAAAATTTTAGTTACGTAATTATTTACGAAAGTATGAACCTGTCTATCCGATAGACTGTACAGGACTGTACAAGATTCAATCTGTAAATAGATAAGCCAGGAGATTAAACATTTATGACcgagaattttctatttcgtcTATGATTTATGATTACATTCGCATAAATCTCGAACTAATCCCTTTAGCGATTCAGTGAATGAAATCGATAAAAGATCAGACATTCAAAAACTCGTGCGTTTGCGAGTCAAAATTAAAGAACACGTACACATCTGTCCTTTAATAATCAGTTATGTTTTTGTATACCAAACATACGTTTTACGAGCAATTCAAATCACTTTTCCCGCCAATTCGACACTCAGCGCGCCCCATTCCAATCATACGCGTCGAGTTCCGGATTCACTTTCAACGCGCGATCCATAACCACGCGATAAATTACACATATGCCAAATGGATCGAGATCGCCAGGTTCGATTCATGGCGGGCGATTAAAAACTGTAATAACGCGAAGACGCGCAGATGTTTTTTCACCgatgaaggaaaaaaaatatcgagGCGTATAATTGCGATCGCGCCGAATTTCCAAGCAATCATCGCAGCTTTATCCGTTAATAGCCATCGGCCGAGTCTTCACTCTGCCTCTACGCCATTGGAATTTTCGCTTCTctcttttgttttctcttaTCGCGATTTTCCACACCAATTAGAACGTTCCGCCTGTTCTGTCCATTTCATCGATATATGCTAATACGAAAATTGTTCAGCATTTTGAGTGGCTATCTGTTTTATGACTCGCCAGGTCTACTCCCttctttggaaaattcttTGGAATTACCTGACCTGCCGTAACGGTAAATTTAATGACAAAGGTTACGGAAAATCCCTGGCCGAGAAGGTACGATGGATGGACGAGACTTAACGATTGGTAGGGGAAATCGGCAACGTATTAGGACAGTTCATCGTCAGATCGTCGTGCAGTGCTGTTCAAGGATAAAGCTCATTCGCAGATCGTCGT from the Bombus fervidus isolate BK054 chromosome 12, iyBomFerv1, whole genome shotgun sequence genome contains:
- the LOC139992806 gene encoding enhancer of split mbeta protein, coding for MVLRTITPHTAYTPVGGMEYEEPVSRTYQYRKVMKPMLERKRRARINRCLDELKDLMVTALQAEGENVAKLEKADILELTVRHLHTLRAARRLTLTPENSYADRFREGFTQCAQEVSSFLSTPVAAAVHPAAGAQLMRHLGGCLRRLEGPASTNTATTTVTAVSKTAPAVSPAASVMINVPQNVYTPPQSPASVVSSSGESTESANVVWRPW